The Ignavibacteria bacterium genomic sequence GATTACGACGGAAGTTGGGCGGATACTTCGAAGCTGCGCATTGGGTACAATTACGGCATTCCCGCAACGCAAAATCCAACCAATACGCTCATTCGCGCTTTTGTCGGCAATAAACAAATCGGCGCGCTTCCTCGTTTGGAAATCGAGCACGAGAACGGAACACTTATTGCCGGCGCAGAACTTCGTTTCCATCGCTCGCTGCATTGGGGAAAAATAAAATCTGCGGACAACGTTCCGAACAACTTTCATTTCGATTATCGCTTTTACGAATACAACGGGGGGAAAGACATTTTCTCGCTTTATGCCCACGAACTCTATCGCGTGGATGAGAAAACAACGCTGATGGGCGATGTGCAGTTCGTGTTCAATCGTTATCGCATTACGAATGAAAAATATTTACGCAACGAAATTTCCGTTCCGTATTTTTTTGTGAACCCTCGCCTTGGCATCAATTACACTACGAGCGATGTTTCCAACGTGTATGCGTCTGTTTCCTATACCTCGCGCGAGCCGCGATTACGAAATTTATATGCGGCGGAAGATTCTTATTTCGGAGCAACGCCGCAATTTCACGCGCAAAGTATGAACAGCGGAACTGTTCAGTACGATTTTGATAAACCACTTGCCCAACCGGAACATCTTCTCAATTTTGAATACGGATTGCAATACAGAACGACTGCGTCGTATTTCAAAGTGAACTTTTATTGGATGGAATTTTTCGATGAACTCGTGAAAAGCGGGCAACTCGATATTTTCGGACAACCGGTAACGGGCAATGCAGAACGCACGCGGCATCTCGGGATGGAGTATGATTTTTCCCATCGTTTCACCGAGCAACTTTCGCTCGCGGGAAATTTTACGTTGTCGAAGAATCGCCTTGTCCGTTATTCAACTTATGAAAACTCAACGGATGAAAATAGAGTCGAAGATAAACTCGACGGAAATCCGATTGCAGGTTTTCCCGATGTTCTTGGCAACGTTCGTTTGACGTATTCCATTGAACAATTGACCGCATCGCTGCTCACGAAATACGTTGGGAGTTATTACACGGACAATTTCAAAAACGAAAAAAATAAAAACGACGAATACACCGTTTGCAATCTTGAAACACAATACTCGTTTCCCTTGAGCCGCGGAACAATAACGCTGCGAGCGGAAGTACGAAATCTTTTCAATCGTTTGTATTTTATGAACGGCGAAGGCAACGCATTTTTTCCCGCGGCTGAGAGAAACTATCTCATAGGAATTTCCATCAATTTATAGTTATTTCGTGCAATCCGTGAAAAAGAAAAAAGCGCTCATCATTGCAAACGGAATTCTACCCTCAAAAAATATTCTGAAGAAATTCGTTTCATCTGCTCATATTATTATTTGCGCCGACGGCGGAGCAAACGCGGCACGAAAACATAACATTACTCCCGATATTATCATCGGCGATTTCGATTCGATAACTTCTTCGACGAAAAAATTTTTCAGGAATGTTCCGCAACTCTCTATCGAAAATCAAAACAGTACGGATTTGGAAAAAGCTATCTGCTATTGCATAGAAAAAAAAAATTCTTCTGTTGTACTTCTTGGTGCAACCGGAACAAGAATTGACCACTCGACAGGAGCGTTAGGATGTTTTAAACGTTTTAGTCATTTTATAGAAATGCACATAGTTGATACTGTTGGAATTCTTTCTTGTATCAGAAAAAAAATTACATTCGCTGCA encodes the following:
- a CDS encoding TonB-dependent receptor — its product is MLLSYIPFSLYTQLGKRFYFLNFFISTGLNIVMKHCFLFFLFLEIFWQNIFAQQEYVQSDTTYVLPSVLVTPTTATERETPATFSNISRNEIQLRHSQLDVPTLLSELPSITTYSENGNGIGYNYLTLRGFDQRRLSIMINGVPQNDPEDHNVYWIDFPDLLASTENIQVQRGAGSAFYGPPAIGGSVNITTTPFTPNQKFIVESSIALQEFGGEHKTKLNAQKYSVSYNSGIIDNTYLFYGKLSRITSDGYRENSYASLNSYFFAIAKFDENMTTRIHCYGGPIEDGLAYYGIPKFLNSDKKLRRKNLTRWESVNNQLTFSIDRRKEEIENFHQPHFELLNEWKISSTTKFSNTFFYVQGDGFFDYDGSWADTSKLRIGYNYGIPATQNPTNTLIRAFVGNKQIGALPRLEIEHENGTLIAGAELRFHRSLHWGKIKSADNVPNNFHFDYRFYEYNGGKDIFSLYAHELYRVDEKTTLMGDVQFVFNRYRITNEKYLRNEISVPYFFVNPRLGINYTTSDVSNVYASVSYTSREPRLRNLYAAEDSYFGATPQFHAQSMNSGTVQYDFDKPLAQPEHLLNFEYGLQYRTTASYFKVNFYWMEFFDELVKSGQLDIFGQPVTGNAERTRHLGMEYDFSHRFTEQLSLAGNFTLSKNRLVRYSTYENSTDENRVEDKLDGNPIAGFPDVLGNVRLTYSIEQLTASLLTKYVGSYYTDNFKNEKNKNDEYTVCNLETQYSFPLSRGTITLRAEVRNLFNRLYFMNGEGNAFFPAAERNYLIGISINL
- a CDS encoding thiamine diphosphokinase, whose amino-acid sequence is MYSYFVQSVKKKKALIIANGILPSKNILKKFVSSAHIIICADGGANAARKHNITPDIIIGDFDSITSSTKKFFRNVPQLSIENQNSTDLEKAICYCIEKKNSSVVLLGATGTRIDHSTGALGCFKRFSHFIEMHIVDTVGILSCIRKKITFAAKMNEKISLIPLDRCEGVTTKNLKYALKNGVLELGIRDGISNEAVNSSVSLSLKKGTLLLYRFHTTA